The nucleotide window CTGTGATTACAATGCGAAGCTTAGTATCATGATGCGAGCCTGTTGAAATTGTTCAGGTAAAACCGTGATGTGTGCTGACTACTTATGATGGTATGCTGGAATTCTACGCAGCATCTAAAAAAATCATGGTCACACTACTGAAGCGGGTGATGTGGTGTGCTTCTGCGTGTGCTTTTATCGCTATGGTCTTTTTTGAGTAAGCAATTGCTTGCGTGTGATCTCCTTGCGGAGCGCTCCAGCTAGGTTTGTAACGATTGAATCATGGTTTCAAGTTTAGCGCTATCCACGGCAAATTGACGAATGCCTTCAGCAAGTTTCTCGGTTGCCATAGCGTTGTCATTAAGCTGATAACGAAACGCTGATTCGTTTAGCGTGATGGGTTCCAGCGCTTCGCTGGAGGGATTCTGTGGCGTAAGCTTGCGCTCAAGCGCGGTTGTGCGGGTTTGTAGTTGCTCGAGTAATGGCGGGCTGATGGTGAGTAGATCGCAGCCGGCAAGCTCGATGATTTGCGCAGTTGAACGAAAGCTCGCGCCCATCACCTCGGTCGCGTAGCCGAATTGTTTGTAATAATGATAAATCTGCTTAACAGAGCGCACGCCAGGATCGTTAGCGCCCCCATTTTTCTGCTCATCCCATGCAGCACCTGCATTGGCTTTATGCCAATCATAGATCCGACCCACGAATGGCGAGATTAAGCGAGCGCCTGCTGCGGCGCACGCAATGGCCTGTTCTAGCGAAAAAACCAGTGTCATATTACAGTGGATGCCTGCTTGCTCGAGTTGTTCGGCGGCACGTATGCCTTCCCAGGTGGCGGCGATCTTGATTAACACGCGCTCGCGTGCAATCCCTGCGGTTTCGTATAACGCCATCAATTGATGCGCTTTGGCGACCGTCGCGGCCGTATCAAACGATAAACGGGCATCGACTTCGGTAGATACCCGGCCTGGAATAAGCGCTAGAATTTCCGTGCCAAAAGCGATAAGTAATTGATTCATGATGGAATCAATGCCTTGGTGGCAATCATCATTGACGATCTTAACTAGGAGCGGGCGATATTGATTTTGCTGGACCGCTTTTAAGATAAGCGAGGGATTCGTGGTCGCTTCATGCGGTTGATATTGCTTGAGTAGTTGAAAATCGCCGGTATCGGCAACCACGGTGGTGTATTTTCTTAGCGCATCAAGGGTTGTCATCATATTTTATGTTGCTCAAGCATGAAGGTGGCTGCTGTATCCCGCCCAAGTGTTTGCACTAGGTAGGGTAAAGCGGTTCTTAGGTTTTCTGCTAATGAGTAAGGCGGATTCAGTATAAACATACCACTGCCATATAAGCCATAGCCATCTCGCGGTGGGGCACAGGTTTGCAGCAAAGCATGCAGCCAGTTTTTTTCGGCGATGCGTTTGAGCTGTTCGGCAAAGCGCTGGGCTTCAGGCCGTTGGACCTGCGGATACCACACTGCATAGGTGCCTGTCGCAAAGCGGCGTAAGCTTTGTTGTAACGTATCTAATACGCGCTGATAGTCTTGTTTGTCTTCGTAAGAAGGATCCAGTAACACGACCGCTCGTCGCGGTGGGGGTGGGAGGAAACCCTTGAGCCCGCTAAAGCCATCTCCTGCATGTAATAGGGCGCGTGGTTTTCCGTTCGGTTGTAACTGGGCAAAATTATCGCGTAGGATTTTAATTTCGGTTGGATGGAGTTCAAACAGCCGTAATCTATCTTGGCTGCGGGTCAAGTGCCAGGCAAGCCATGGCGAGCCGGGGTAAAAGCGTAAAGCTTCAGTCTCATTCAGGGCCCGCACTTGGGCGATATAATCTGCTAGCAGAGGGGGTAAATTGGAGGATGCCCAGAGCCTTGCAATGCCGGTTTCGTATTCGGCAGTTTGGCTTGCATATGCCCCCAATAACTCATAGACTCCTGCGCCTGCGTGCGTGTCTAGGTACCAAAAAGCTTTTTCTTTCTGGGCGAGATGGCGCAAGATGTGCACAATAATGCTATGTTTGAGCACATCGGCATGATTGCCCGCATGAAAGGCGTGGCGGTAGCTCAGCATGTTTGGTGTTTCCTCAGTTACAATCAATAAATATGCGAATTTTACTCAGTAATGACGATGGTTATTTGGCGCCTGGCTTAGCTGCACTCTATGAAGCTTTAAAGCCCTTGGGCGAAGTAACCGTGCTTGCGCCAGAGCGTAATTGTAGCGGCGCATCTAATTCATTGACTTTATCGCGACCATTATCCGTGTTTACTGCGGCGAATGGTTTTCGCTATCTGAATGGCACGCCGACCGATTGCGTTCATATTGCGCTCACGGGTATCCTCGATTACAAACCGGATCTAGTTGTTTCGGGCATCAATAATGGGCAGAATATGGGGGAAGACACGTTGTATTCAGGTACGGTGGCAGCGGCAACGGAAGGGTTTATGTTTGGCGTTCCTGCTTTCGCCTTTTCTCTGGCCGATAAGGGCTGGGCGCATTTGGGGGCGGCCGCGCGCGTGGCGGGCGATATTGTGGCGCACTATCTGGCGCACCCATTAGCGGCACCGTTTTTATTAAATATTAATATTCCCAACCGGGCTTATCACGATTTGGGTGAATGGTGTGTGACGCGGCTGGGCAAGCGGCATCCATCGCAATCGGTGATTCAGCAAATGAGCCCAGAGGGCGAGCCGGTTTATTGGATTGGCCCAGCGGGCGATGTATGCGATGCAAGTGAAGGAACGGATTTTCATGCGGTAGAGCACGGGCGAGTGTCCGTTACTCCATTGCAGCTTGACCTAACCCATACGCAATTGCTTCCATGCGTGCAAGACTGGGTGTTGGCGGCGGAGTCAAAATCATGACGCACGCTAAGCGTTTTCCGCTTAGTTTAGCCGAAGTGCGGGCGCGCCAGGCTAAAAAGAGCGGCGTAAGCGCTGTGGCGTGGCGTCACGCAACTATGCTTCAAGCCCGTCCGCCTAATCCGGTAACGGTGCTGCATCCAGCTTTGGCCTCGGAACGGGTGCGCGAGCGGATGGTTGAGCGCGTGCGGGCTAATGGTGTAAGCCATGCGCGGGTGCTGGCGGCGCTGAGCGCGGTGCCACGGCATCTGTTTGTGGATCCGGGTTTGGCGGCGCAAGCCTACCAAGAAATGGCTTTGCCCATCGGTTATCAGCAAACGATTTCTAAACCTACAGTGGTGGCGCGGATGATTGAATTGGCTACGACTGATAGAGGGTTAAAAAAAGTGCTTGAGATTGGTACCGGCTGTGGTTATCAAGCGGCTGTGCTAAGTCATATAGCGCAAGAAGTGTATTCGATTGAGCGGGTGCAGCCGTTGTTTGAGCGGGCTAAAAGAAACTTGCGTCCACTACGGCTAGCGAATCTTCGGTTACAGTATGGCGATGGATGCTTGGGGTTGCCCGCGGCCGCGCCATTCGATGCGATTATCATAGCGGCAGCTGGCATTGGCATTCCCGAAATATTGCTTGAGCAGCTTGCAATTGGCGGGCGTTTGGTGGCGCCGGTGGTGCTTCCAGCCCATCCAGAAAGCAGTAGTGAAACGCAGATTTTGATGCTGATTGAGCGTATATCAGCAACTCAATGGCGCGAGTCAAAACTTGATCGCGTTTTTTTTGTTCCCTTAAAATCCGGAGTGATTTGAAATTGATGACTACGTTGCGAAGATTCGATAAAAGCTGCTGCCTAGCAATTTTTCCGCGCGTCCTTTGTGGGTTGTCGGTGCTCGTCTTTGGCGCATGCTCGACACGACTTGTCCACGCTCCAATCAGCGACCGCTTTGAGGCGAGCGCGTTGGCGAGCCAGTTAGTGTCGGCGCCGGCACCGCCTGGCTATTACCGAGTTAAGCCAGGCGATACGGTATATCGAATCGCGCTTGAAAACGGCCAACATTATCAGGATATTGTGGCGTGGAATAACCTGCAAAGCGCATCTCAGGTCGCAGCTAACCAATTGCTGCGTGTGACGCCGCCAGGAGCAGAACCCGCTCCCGATACACCCGGCGTTTCAACCGCGCCGGTAATCGATAGCGCGGTTCAGGTGCGGTCGCTCGAGAGTAGTCCAGCCGCTGACCCTTCTGGTCCTAGCACTGAGCCTGGCGCGCAGACTCCTGCGGCCGCGCCGGTTACTGCGCTTGCCTGGCCAGTGCGTGGCCCAGTACTGGGTACGTTTGATGAATTAAAAAATAAAGGCTTGGATATTGGCGGCGTCGTAGGAACGCCAATCTCAGCTGCGGCTGACGGCCGCATTGTCTACGCTGGCAACGGCTTAAGAGGGTACGGCAATTTGATTATTATTAAGCATGATGCTACATTTTTAACGGCTTATGCGCATAATAGAGCGCTTTTCGTTAAGGAAGGCGAGGCCGTAACTAGGGGCCAGAAAATTGCCGAGATGGGAAATAGCGATGCAAATCGCGTGATGTTGCATTTTGAAGTGCGTCAGCGGGGTAAGCCAGTAGATCCAATGAAGTATTTATCGACTCCTTAATAAATTAGCTCTCTCAATCAATATGCCGAATTCAAAGCGTCAACAGCCGTACGATAGAGCCGATCCACTATTTGGTCAGCTTGATGATAGATTAAGCTCGGAAGAGACGCCTGACTTGCCATTTGAGCGTGGCAGTGAAGTGGCTGAAGATGTGCTGGACGAAAATGACAGCGAAAATACCCCGGATGCGGTAGCGATTGACGAACCCGACCCAAGTGATTTTGGTGCTTTGTTACGATCTGAGCTAACCGCAGACACGATTCAGCATTATCTGAACCGGATTAGCGCCAAGCCTTTGTTAACGGTTGAGGAAGAGCAGCGTTATGCAACGGGCGCGCAGCAAGGGGATTTCGAAGCGCGGCAAGTCATGATTGAGCGTAATTTGCGGCTTGTCGTTAGCATTGCTAAAGGATATTTAAACCGTGGCGTGCCGTTGCTCGATTTAATCGAAGAGGGCAATCTTGGGCTGATGCATGCGATTAGCAAGTTCGAGCCACAGCGGGGGTTTCGTTTTTCTACTTATGCGACTTGGTGGATTCGGCAAAGTGTTGAGCGTGCCATTATGAATCAAGCGCGCACAGTGCGTTTGCCGGTTCATGTGATCCGTGAGTTAAATCAAATATTACGTGCTAAGCGTCATTTAGAAAAAAGCACAGTAAATGCCGATGGTTCTCTTGAGCGACGCGATGCGAGCGTGGATGATATTGCTCATTTAACCGGCAAGACGGTTGATGAGGTATCTGATATTCTTGGCTTAAGCGAACGGACGACTTCGCTTGATGCGCCGCTAGAGCTCGATCCAGGAAGCAGTTTGCTGGACTTCTTATCTGACGAGCAGAGTCAATTGCCTGAGGCAAAAATTCAGCAGCGTGAGCTGGAAGAATTAATGAAGGCTTGGTTAGCGCGTCTGCCAGACAAGCATCGGCATGTGGTTGAGCGTCGTTTTGGCCTTGGCAATGTTGAGCCTGCTACGCTTGAGGAAGTGGCTGACGAGATGGAGCTGACGCGTGAGCGGGTGCGTCAAATTCAGCAAGAAGCCATGACGCGTTTAAAGCGTTATTTCATCTCCAGCGGCGTGCGCAAGGATGCTGTGCTGTGACCCCTATTTTAGTTTTTGATATTGAAACCGTGCCTGATATTGCAGGTGCGCGTCAATTGGATGATTGGCCTAGTGCTCTGTCTGATGAAGAGGTTGCGCAACGCGCGTTCGCTGCGCGCCGCGAAAAAACGGGCTCCGATTTTCTGCCGCATTATTTGCAACGGGTGGTCTCGATTGCTTGCGTATTCAGAGACCGCGAAGGCTTTCGGGTAAAGTCGCTGGGCACTAAGCACGATGCGGAAGCTACGTTGCTTCAGTTATTTTTCCGCGTCATCGAAAAATATTCTCCTCAATTGGTGTCATGGAATGGCGGAGGATTCGATTTGCCAGTCTTACATTATCGTGCTTTGGTGAATGGCGTCGCTGCCCCAAAATACTGGGACCTGGGCGAAGATGATCGAGATTTTAAATGGAACAACTACATCAGCCGTTACCATACTCGCCATACGGATTTGATGGATTTACTCGCGCTCTATCAGCCGCGCGCCAACGCACCGCTTGATGCATTGGCTAAACTATGTGGTTTTCCGGGCAAGCTGGGAATGGATGGGAGCCAGGTCTGGCAAGCTTTTAGCGAAGGGCGCATCGATGAAATTCGTGATTATTGTGAAACAGATGTCGTCAACACTTATTTAATGTACTGCCGTTTCCAGCACATGCGGGGAGGCTTTACGATGCAAGAATATGAGCAGGAAGTGATGCGGGTTAAAGAGGCGTTGGCGGTTGAGGCTGGCGCGCATTGGGTAGAATATCTGGCGGCTTTTGCGAGATAACCCCCCCCGCCTAGCGTATCTAAGCGCTGTGGCGAATCAGGATAATGATAAGGCTTGCGCCGTGCTCTTGAATTTGTGCCAATGTGTCTCCATATTCAGTATAATTAGCACTCGTTAGCCAGGAGTGCTAATAAATCTTCGCTTTTTGGCTCGGGGAATACTTCTCCCTATGAGCTTTAAAAATTTAGTTGTTCTCTAGTATTTCTAGTATTTATTGAGAGGAGTCTGTATGAAAAAGCTGCGTCCTTTGCACGATCGTGTCATTATCAAGCGTTTGGACCAAGAGACCAAAAGCGCCTCAGGCTTGGTTATTCCTGAGACGGCTGCTGAAAAACCAGATCAAGGTGAAGTGCTGGCGATTGGGCCAGGCAAGAAAGATGAGAAAGGTGCTTCGATTGCGCTAGATGTTAAAGTGGGCGATCGCGTGCTATTCGGCAAATATTCCGGTCAGTCCGTCAAGATTGACGGTAATGAGTTGCTGGTAATGCGTGAAGAAGACATTATGGCTGTGCTCGTTAGCTAAGCGTAGTTTTCAGTTCATCAAGTTAGAGAATTCAAGGAGTTTCAAAGATGGCAGCTAAAGAAGTTGTATTCGGTGATTTGGCCCGCGCTAAACTGGTTGAAGGCGTCAACATTCTAGCCAATGCAGTTAAAGTTACATTGGGTCCAAAGGGACGCAATGTTGTGCTGGAGCGTAGCTTCGGCGGCCCAACTGTGACTAAAGACGGGGTTTCAGTTGCGAAAGAAATTGAGCTCAAAGATAAGTTGCAAAATATGGGCGCGCAAATGGTTAAAGAAGTCGCGTCAAGAACCAGTGACAACGCTGGTGATGGCACGACAACCGCAACCGTGCTAGCGCAATCTATTGTGCGCGAAGGCATGAAATCCGTCGCCTCGGGCATGAACCCAATGGATTTGAAGCGCGGTATTGATAAAGCGGTTTTGGCCGCAGTTGAAGAATTGCGCAAAATCAGCAAACCCTGCACCACGACTAAAGAAATTGCTCAAGTGGGTTCAATCTCAGCGAACAGCGATGAGCTGGTTGGCAAGCTGATTGCCGAAGCCATGGAAAAAGTAGGCAAAGAAGGCGTGATTACGGTTGAAGATGGTAAATCGCTGGAAAACGAACTCGATGTAGTCGAAGGCATGCAATTCGATCGTGGCTATCTGTCGGGCTACTTTATCAACAACCAAGATAAGCAAGTGGCAGCTCTGGATAATCCATATGTGTTGCTGCATGACAAAAAAATTACCAACATTCGCGATCTGCTGCCTTTGCTTGATCAAGTTGCAAAAGCAGGCCGTCCATTGTTGATTGTCGCTGAAGATATTGAAGGCGAAGCACTGGCTACGTTGATTTTGAACAATATGCGTGGCTTCTTGAAGTCTGCCGCGGTAAAAGCGCCAGGCTTTGGCGATCGTCGTAAAGCCATGCTCGAAGATATTGCGATTTTGACGGGTGGCCAAGTGATTGCTGAAGAGACCGGCCATACGCTTGAAAAAGCGACACTGGCTGAGCTAGGTCAGGCAAAACGCATTGAAGTTGCTAAAGAAAACACCACGATTATTGATGGCGCAGGCGATGCGAAAAACATTGAAGCGCGGGTCAAACAAATTCGTGTGCAGATTGACGAAGCAACTTCTGACTACGACCGTGAAAAACTGCAAGAGCGCGTTGCTAAATTGGCAGGCGGTGTAGCGGTGATCAAGGTCGGCGCTGCGACTGAAATCGAAATGAAAGAAAAGAAAGCACGGGTTGAAGATGCACTTCATGCAACCCGCGCTGCGGTTGAAGAAGGCATTGTGCCAGGCGGTGGCGTGGCGTTGATCCGTGCGCGTCAAGTGGTTGCTAACTTGAAAGCCGATAACCACGATCAACAAGCGGGCATTAAAATCGTGCTGCGCGCGATGGAAGAGCCGCTGCGTCAGATCGTGGCAAACGGTGGTGAAGAAGCCAGCGTAGTGGTGGCAAAAGTGGCCGATGGCAAAGGTAACTTTGGCTACAACATGGCTTCTGGCGAGTACGGTGATTTGGTGCAAGCGGGTGTGGTTGATCCAACCAAAGTGACTCGCACTGCATTGCAAAATGCGGCCTCAATCGCTGGCCTGATCCTCACGACAGACTGTTCTGTTGCTGAGTTGCCTAAAGAAGATGCGCCTGCGGCTGGCGGTATGCCAGGTGGGATGGGCGGTATGGGTGGCATGGGCATGGATATGTAATGGCCTAGGCTTGCCTTTATTTGCGCTGCGCTCTTATGAGCATGGCGCAATTTTCTGCACAAAAAACCCGCATAACTGCGGGTTTTTTGTGCCCTCTTGATGAGATTTATCTCAAAATGTGAGCAAATCAAGCCGCAACCGCGGTACCATCGCCCTTTTGAGATATTTTTGCAACGTCTAAATCATAGCTTGTGGGATGTAGTGGTATAACAGTATGGAATATAAAAATTGGATGTGCCTCATTTGTGGCTGGATTTATGATGAAGAAGCCGGTCTTCCAGAAGAAGGCATTGCGCCGGGCACGCGTTGGGAAGATATCCCGTTGAACTGGACTTGTCCGGAGTGCGGTGCCCGCAAAGAGGATTTTGAAATGGTGCAAATTTGAGGCGCTGTGAGCAAAATAAAGCCTTGGGACGAGTCGGCTGATTTTGCGGCATGGCCATTTGCTAAAGGAATTCAAGGGTTAGAATTCAATATGTCCAAAATCTCTGATCGGATTAATCTGACGAATCAATTTTTGATCGCTATGCCTAGCATGGCTGATGCGGTTTTCGCTGGAGCCGTGGTGTATATCTGTGAGCATAATGAACGCGGTGCACTGGGTTTAATGATCAATCGGCCGACAGATATTGTTTTGCAAGCGCTTTTTAACCGTATCGATCTCAAGCTGGAAATTGAGCCTTTGCTGCATTTGCCGGTTTATTTCGGCGGTCCAATTCAAGCGGAGCGTGGTTTTGTTTTACATGAGCCTACTTCGACTCAATATAATTCATCTATGCAGGTGCCAGGTGGCTTAGCCATGACGACCTCGAAAGATGTGCTGGAAGAAATTGCGCTTGGCAAAGGGCCAGGGAAATTTTTGCTGACGCTAGGCCATGCTGGGTGGAGCGCTGGCCAGCTCGAAGAAGAAATCTCGCGCAATGGTTGGCTGAACGTTGAAGCAGATCCCAACATTATTTTTAATGTGTCGGCCGAGCAGCGCTTTACGGCAGCGTTATCGATACTCGGAGTGTCGCCGGCGATGTTGTCTGGCGAAGCGGGCCATGCGTAAAAATAGGCGGCTCCCAGCGGGTTGCTCTGGCGTGCTGAGGTTGATCGTGCGCAAAGTGCGAAACGGCAAGAGATAGCGCTATGAGCTCTACAGAAACGCTACTTGCGTTTGACTATGGCGCAAAGCGGATCGGGGTGGCGCTTGGAAATATGTTGATGCGGCAAGCGCAGGCTTTAACTGTGATCATGAATCATAACCGCGAGCACCGTTTTGCAGCGATTGGCGCACTGATTAAAGAATGGCAACCGGCAAAACTGGTGGTTGGCTTACCTTTGCATACAGATGGGGCCGCGCATCAGATGACGCAGTGGGCTAAGCGCTTCGGTCAACAGCTATATGGCCGCTTCAACTTGCCCGTGGTGTGGGTCGATGAACGTTATTCGTCCGTCGCCGCGGCTGCACAGAACCACGATTTAACGCAGCTTGACGCTGAAGCTGCCCGCATTATTTTGCAACAATTTTTTGATGAATATGCAATTGCCTGACGCCGAGTCGTTGTACCATGTTTTGCGTGACCAAATTCGCGCCGCTTATGGCGATGCCTTGCATCGGCCTGACGGTGTTGCGCTGGTCGGTATTTGGAGTGGCGGAGCTTGGCTGGCCGAACGGTTGGCCAGTGATTTAAAGCTCGCTGGGTTCGGCGTTGTGAACGTTGTGTTGCATCGTGATGATTACGCTGAAAAAGGTTTGCATGGACCAGCACAACCCACTCTGTTGCCGTTTCAAGTAGAGGGGCGTCGGATTGTATTGCTAGATGACGTGCTCTATACTGGCCGCACGATTCGAGCTGCGCTCAATGAGCTGTATGATTTTGGCCGCCCGGCTGCAGTTGATCTAGCGGTATTGGTCGATCGAGAGGGACGCGAGTTGCCGATTGCCGCCCGTTTTGTGGGTGCCACTGCGGACCTGCCTGCCGCTCGTACGCTGGTCTTGAAACGTAATGAGCACGGCACATTTGAGTTTCATACTGAAGCGTACACCGATGGCATAGGGTTGTAACTAACGTGTCTTTTGAATCATGCTAACACGTACTTATGAAGTTGTGCCGCTTCGCATAGCTTTCTTCGCTGGAGAGTAGATGTCAAACATTTGGCCGCCTGCGCCAACCTTACGTCCGAGTTTTAAAGGCAATCTGCAATTAACAAAAAATGGTGAACTGAAGCATTTATTGACAATCGATGGGCTGCCAAAAGATATTATTACGCAGATCCTCGATACAGCTCAGCAATTCGTCGGCGTAGCTGAGCGAGATGTCAAAAAAGTCCCGCTCTTGCGCGGTAAGTCAGTATTCAATCTTTTTTTTGAGAACTCAACGCGCACCCGCACAACTTTTGAAATAGCTGCCAAGCGTTTATCAGCGGATGTGCTGAATCTAAATATCAATGCTTCATCGACCAGCAAAGGTGAGTCGTTACTGGATACAGCAGCGAATTTATCCGCTATGCAAGCAGATATGTTTGTCGTGCGTCATGCGCAAAGTGGAGCCCCTTATTTACTGGCGCAACATTGCGCGCCTCATTTGCATGTGATTAATGCGGGCGATGGTTGGCATGCACACCCGACGCAAGGTTTGTTGGACATGTATACCATCCGCCAGTATAAAAAAGATTTTACGCAGCTCCGCGTGGCGATCGTTGGCGATATTCTGCACTCTCGGGTAGCACGCTCCGATATTCATGCGTTAACCACGCTGGGCGTGCCCGAAGTGCGGGTGATCGGCCCACGCACCTTGCTGCCCGATGGGCTTGAGCGATTTGGGGTGCAGGTTTTTCATGATATCCGCGAAGGGTTAAAGGGCGTGGACGTCATCATTATGCTGCGTGTGCAGAATGAGAGAATGAATAGCACGCTCTTGCCTTCGGCCCAAGAATATTTCAAAAGTTGGGGCTTAACTCCTGAGCGCCTCGCATTGGCTGCGCCAGATGCGATTGTGATGCACCCAGGGCCGATGAACCGTGGAGTTGAAATAGAGTCATCGGTTGCCGATGGCGCGCAATCCGTGATTTTGCACCAGGTCACCTTTGGAATTGCGGTGCGCATGGCGGTTATGGGGATTATTGCAGGGAACAATGGTTAACGCCAAAGTTGGAAAAAAGATCAATCTGCGCAGCCTATGGATGGGTTTGGAAGTCGCGCAGACTCTTTTATTTGATTTAGAAAGTATTTGTGCAAATCGCAATTGATCGAAAATAAATAATGAACCTTCATATCAAAGGTGCTCGCTTAATTGACCCCGCGTCAGGTATGGACACCCAGGCTGATTTATTCGTTGCCGCAGGCAAAATTGCTGGTATCGGCAGCGCGCCGCCGGCGTTTGAGAGGTGCCATGAGATTGACGCGCGTGGTTTAATTGTATTGCCTGGCTTGGTTGATTTGTTAGCGCGGCTGCGTGAGCCTGGTCATGAATATAAGGCAACACTTGACTCGGAAATGGCCGCCGCGCTTGCGGGTGGGGTGACCAGCTTAGTTTGTCCACCGGATACGGATCCTCCACTGGATGAACCCGGTCTAGTTGAAATGCTGAAATTCCGCGCCCGTACTCTAAATCAAGCACATGTGTACCCACTCGGTGCCTTGACGGTTGGACTCAAAGGGCAGGCCATTACTGAAATGGCTCAGTTGGCTGATGCGGGCTGTATTGGTTTTTCTCAGGCGGATGCGCCGATTGCGAACACTCAAGTATTATTGCATGCTTTGCAATATGCCTCGACATATGACTATACGGTTTGGTTGCGCGCGCAGGATGTGTATTTAGCTCAAGGTGGGGTGGCTGCAAGTGGGCCTTGGGCGTCGCGGCTTGGCTTGCGTGGAGTGCCGACAGCGGCGGAAACCATTGCACTGCATACCATTCTTGAATTGATGCGCGTCACGGGCGCACGGGTCCATGTGACGCATCTTTCTTCCGCTGCGGGGATTGAGCTGGTGCGCGCAGCAAAGCAAGAAGGATTGCGCTTAAGCTGCGATGTGACGATTAATCACTTGCATCTGATTGATTTGGATATTGGGGATTTTAATGCGCAGTACCGCTTCGATCCGCCTTTGCGCGCGCAGCGTGATCGGGATGCAATCTGCTCCGGGTTAATCGATGGCACGATCGACGCCATTTGTTCTGCCCATACGCCAGTTGACGACGACGAAAAACTTTTGCCATTTGGCGAAGCTTCAGCCGGCGCAACTGGGCTTGAGCTGTTGTTATCGCTGACCGTGAAATGGGCGCAAGAAAAGCGCGTACCATTACCCACCGCATTAGCCAAAATCACCTGTGCGCCAGCCGCTATCTTGAATCTGGAGAAAGGCCGTTTAGAGTTAGGTGCTCCGGCTGATCTGACGCTCTTTGCGCTGGATGCGCATTGGCGAGTTGAGCCGAACCAGCTTAGAAGTCAGGGCCATAATACGCCATTTTTAGGGTATGAATTGCCCGCCCGGGTACGCTTCACGATCATCTCCGGCCAACTGGTCTATC belongs to Mycoavidus sp. B2-EB and includes:
- a CDS encoding protein-L-isoaspartate(D-aspartate) O-methyltransferase gives rise to the protein MRARLGVGGGVKIMTHAKRFPLSLAEVRARQAKKSGVSAVAWRHATMLQARPPNPVTVLHPALASERVRERMVERVRANGVSHARVLAALSAVPRHLFVDPGLAAQAYQEMALPIGYQQTISKPTVVARMIELATTDRGLKKVLEIGTGCGYQAAVLSHIAQEVYSIERVQPLFERAKRNLRPLRLANLRLQYGDGCLGLPAAAPFDAIIIAAAGIGIPEILLEQLAIGGRLVAPVVLPAHPESSSETQILMLIERISATQWRESKLDRVFFVPLKSGVI
- a CDS encoding 23S rRNA (adenine(2030)-N(6))-methyltransferase RlmJ; translation: MLSYRHAFHAGNHADVLKHSIIVHILRHLAQKEKAFWYLDTHAGAGVYELLGAYASQTAEYETGIARLWASSNLPPLLADYIAQVRALNETEALRFYPGSPWLAWHLTRSQDRLRLFELHPTEIKILRDNFAQLQPNGKPRALLHAGDGFSGLKGFLPPPPRRAVVLLDPSYEDKQDYQRVLDTLQQSLRRFATGTYAVWYPQVQRPEAQRFAEQLKRIAEKNWLHALLQTCAPPRDGYGLYGSGMFILNPPYSLAENLRTALPYLVQTLGRDTAATFMLEQHKI
- a CDS encoding 3'-5' exonuclease, producing MTPILVFDIETVPDIAGARQLDDWPSALSDEEVAQRAFAARREKTGSDFLPHYLQRVVSIACVFRDREGFRVKSLGTKHDAEATLLQLFFRVIEKYSPQLVSWNGGGFDLPVLHYRALVNGVAAPKYWDLGEDDRDFKWNNYISRYHTRHTDLMDLLALYQPRANAPLDALAKLCGFPGKLGMDGSQVWQAFSEGRIDEIRDYCETDVVNTYLMYCRFQHMRGGFTMQEYEQEVMRVKEALAVEAGAHWVEYLAAFAR
- the rpoS gene encoding RNA polymerase sigma factor RpoS, producing the protein MPNSKRQQPYDRADPLFGQLDDRLSSEETPDLPFERGSEVAEDVLDENDSENTPDAVAIDEPDPSDFGALLRSELTADTIQHYLNRISAKPLLTVEEEQRYATGAQQGDFEARQVMIERNLRLVVSIAKGYLNRGVPLLDLIEEGNLGLMHAISKFEPQRGFRFSTYATWWIRQSVERAIMNQARTVRLPVHVIRELNQILRAKRHLEKSTVNADGSLERRDASVDDIAHLTGKTVDEVSDILGLSERTTSLDAPLELDPGSSLLDFLSDEQSQLPEAKIQQRELEELMKAWLARLPDKHRHVVERRFGLGNVEPATLEEVADEMELTRERVRQIQQEAMTRLKRYFISSGVRKDAVL
- a CDS encoding co-chaperone GroES, which codes for MKKLRPLHDRVIIKRLDQETKSASGLVIPETAAEKPDQGEVLAIGPGKKDEKGASIALDVKVGDRVLFGKYSGQSVKIDGNELLVMREEDIMAVLVS
- the tal gene encoding transaldolase; this translates as MMTTLDALRKYTTVVADTGDFQLLKQYQPHEATTNPSLILKAVQQNQYRPLLVKIVNDDCHQGIDSIMNQLLIAFGTEILALIPGRVSTEVDARLSFDTAATVAKAHQLMALYETAGIARERVLIKIAATWEGIRAAEQLEQAGIHCNMTLVFSLEQAIACAAAGARLISPFVGRIYDWHKANAGAAWDEQKNGGANDPGVRSVKQIYHYYKQFGYATEVMGASFRSTAQIIELAGCDLLTISPPLLEQLQTRTTALERKLTPQNPSSEALEPITLNESAFRYQLNDNAMATEKLAEGIRQFAVDSAKLETMIQSLQT
- the surE gene encoding 5'/3'-nucleotidase SurE encodes the protein MRILLSNDDGYLAPGLAALYEALKPLGEVTVLAPERNCSGASNSLTLSRPLSVFTAANGFRYLNGTPTDCVHIALTGILDYKPDLVVSGINNGQNMGEDTLYSGTVAAATEGFMFGVPAFAFSLADKGWAHLGAAARVAGDIVAHYLAHPLAAPFLLNINIPNRAYHDLGEWCVTRLGKRHPSQSVIQQMSPEGEPVYWIGPAGDVCDASEGTDFHAVEHGRVSVTPLQLDLTHTQLLPCVQDWVLAAESKS
- a CDS encoding peptidoglycan DD-metalloendopeptidase family protein, which gives rise to MTTLRRFDKSCCLAIFPRVLCGLSVLVFGACSTRLVHAPISDRFEASALASQLVSAPAPPGYYRVKPGDTVYRIALENGQHYQDIVAWNNLQSASQVAANQLLRVTPPGAEPAPDTPGVSTAPVIDSAVQVRSLESSPAADPSGPSTEPGAQTPAAAPVTALAWPVRGPVLGTFDELKNKGLDIGGVVGTPISAAADGRIVYAGNGLRGYGNLIIIKHDATFLTAYAHNRALFVKEGEAVTRGQKIAEMGNSDANRVMLHFEVRQRGKPVDPMKYLSTP